The following is a genomic window from Saprospiraceae bacterium.
TCATTTGGAAGTATCAACAGAGCGCAATATTTTGAAATATCCGGTGACCGGACTGAAACATTTATAGAGTCATTGCTCAAATATGGATCCAACTATCAGTCTCAGAAAGAAAGCAACCAGATGTCACTTTTTGGTGATGCTATGACACAGTATATCGATAGTCCAAAACCACCATCAGTACCAGAATGGAGCCAAATAGAAAAGCTCGAAAGAGAAAAAGAAGTCACAGGCATCTATATCAGTGGGCACCCACTGGACGACTATCATCTGGAATTTCAACATTTTATCAACTGCCCGCTGGAGAAGGCTGATCAAGTACAAGGAAAACTCCTGAAAATGGGTGGAATCGTCACTGATGCTACTTTTGGCACATCACAAAAAGGTACCGGGTATGCAAGGTTTACCATCCAGGATTTTACAGGAAGTTTTCAGATCAATCTATACAATGAAAAATTTGAATCTTACAAACATCTCATCACAAAAGGTCAGGTGCTATACATAGAAGGAAGCAATGAAAAGGGGTATTCTCAAGATCGCTTTTTCTTCAATGTCAAAGACATTCGCATGCTTGATACTATAGGTAAAAATATGACCAAATCAGTCACCGTCAAGTTACCACTCCACATCATGAATGAAAAATTAGTCCATGAGCTTGAACACCTTTGTCTCCAAAGAGTGGGACCACATACTGTCAAACTCAAAGTGGTAGATGAAGGTGACGATATAGGAGTGGACCTAGTGGCTACAGCCATGAAAGTGACTGCCGACTATCAGTTTGTCAATGAACTTGAGATGATGGGACTGGCTTATAAGTTGAATTGATTTATAATAAAAACAGAATCTGGATTTACACTATTGCCTTTTATGTATTATAACGGATTTTGGGATATTAACTATAAGAATTCGGATACAACATCAATCGACTTCCCAAATTGCTTCCCAGCCATCATCAAATCCTGGTCGCACAAATTGCATAGCTTCAGGGAAAGTTTCATTGGTCAATCTCCGAAGTTTGCTCAGTAATGCCATAACATCTAAAATGACTTCTTTTCTATCTTCTGCCACATCGTATAGTGAATGCCAGGCTCCAATTGATGATTCAATGGCGAGTAAGACAATTTTTGCAGAGCCATTATGGTCAGATTGAAGATCGTTTTCATCGTTATCTTCTCTGGAAGATATTGCTCTTACTAATTTTACATGAATGAAATATTTAAACCAGTTGATTGTATCTATACTGTCCTTGATTTTTTGAAGCTCATCCATAAAGGATACTTGAGAGATTATGCCTATTGACATGTTTTTCTCCAGCTCGGTTTTATAGAACTTAAAAAGATCTGTAAGATCAATTTTGTCAGCAATGGTAATATAGCTCTTTGACAATTGAGCGATAATATCGTCAGTGACTCGTTTTTTCTTTTTTTGATGTTTATGTTCTACTTCTTGATTACCAAACTCATTTTTCGCTATGTCATTTTCAGCAATATATTTTTCAAGTAAGGTTTTTGCTTTTGTAAACTGATCGGATATGTTGCTCCAAAAAGCTTCCTTATTGATATTTTTTTGGTCTTCCGTCATCCTGGTTTCTTCCAGCCCAACGGCACATTGCTGTACGAATCTGCACTTTTCGCACCATCTGTCGCAATAGTTGTGTATAAATGGAATTGTTGACAAAGAAAAGGTATTTTTTTTCAAAGGTATGTAGAAGAAAACTGAAATTTAAGTTTAAGTCACAAAAAATTCAAGAAGAATATTTGCATGAACTTATTGGCCATGAACTTACTGAAAGATTTTTAAAGAACAGATTTGTTAGATAATAATTAATTTCCAACACCTTATTAAATAAAAAGAACTTTAAAAAATATACTTGACAGCACACCAAACTAGTGAAACAACGCATCTTCTATTTGTTACAATATTTAATATGCGGTGTTTTACAATATATTATACCGCATATATGAATATTAACCATTTAGTATTGTTTAGTATAATACTATCACAATATATGCTTAATCAATTAAATTTATGAAATATGTATAAAGAATTAGAGATTTCCAGCATTGGTGTGGCACTTTTTTTTATCGGAATAGTAATAATGACTATTTGTCTGATTGTATTTTTTCGATTGAAATATGATTTTTATAAACTGCCAGACTTGATAGATTTAAACAGGTCCAAAAAATCCGGCAAGTTTTATTTCCTAACTAAATTTCCGGAAATTGATGTATTTAAATTATCAGGGTCTTTTTTTAATTATGGCTTGGCTGTAGCTGTTGGATTTTCTCTGATTGCCATCAGCTGGACAACTTATGAAAAGCCGTTCAGGATGGAATTGATTGATTTGAATCCACATGATGAGGTTGAAATCGAAGTACCAAGATTGCCAGAACCACCTGCACCGCTGCCACCACCACCACCAGTCATTGTGGAGGTATCTGATGCTGAACCATTGGAAGAAAGCCCTGTATTTTTGGATAATTCGATCACAGAAGATACCAAGATGGAGCCAACGGAAGCTGTAGAAAATAAGCCTTTCATAGCACCGCCATTACCTCCTGCTGAAGAAACCACTGTAGAAGAAATAGTCAGGTTTGCAGATCAAATGCCGCGATTTCCGGGATGTGAAGACAAAATCTCAGAGGAGGATAAAAAGAAATGTTCAGAAACTGCCCTTATGCAATACCTGTACAAAAATCTCAAA
Proteins encoded in this region:
- a CDS encoding energy transducer TonB; translation: MYKELEISSIGVALFFIGIVIMTICLIVFFRLKYDFYKLPDLIDLNRSKKSGKFYFLTKFPEIDVFKLSGSFFNYGLAVAVGFSLIAISWTTYEKPFRMELIDLNPHDEVEIEVPRLPEPPAPLPPPPPVIVEVSDAEPLEESPVFLDNSITEDTKMEPTEAVENKPFIAPPLPPAEETTVEEIVRFADQMPRFPGCEDKISEEDKKKCSETALMQYLYKNLKFPALAKEVGVDGSVVIQFVVDKEGSINNVQIVRDIGAGCGDAAATVIRNMNELPQKWTPGKQRGRPVKVLYTLPVKFKLDH